The genomic window GATCGGTGCGCAGCTGCGCGCGGAGGCGGCCAACCCCAAGACCGATATCTGGTGGGGCGGCACCGGCGATCCGTTCTTGCAGGCCGCCGAGCAGGGCTTGCTCGACCCTTATCGGCCGGCCTATATCAACGACCTGCACGACTGGGCCGTGCGGCAGTACGCGATGTCCGGCAACCAGGTCGGCGGCTTCTACACGAGCGTGATCGGCTTCGGCTTTAACACCGACGTGCTCAAGAAAAAGAAGCTGGCCGAGCCCAGGTGCTGGGCCGACCTGGTCAAGCCCGAGTACAAAGGCGAGATCGAAATTTCTCACCCCGCATCGAGCGGTACGGCCTACACGATCATCGCTGGCCTGGTGCAGCAGATGGGCGAAGACGCCGCCTTCGACTACCTCAAGAAGCTGCACAAGAATGTGACGACCTACACCCGGAGCGGACAGGCGCAGGCACCCAGCGTGGCCAAGGGCGAGGTCGCCATCGGCGTCAGCTTCTTGTTCGGCTTCGAGAAGTGGCGCTACGACAAATTCCCGGTGAAGACGGCGGCGCCGTGCGAAGGCACCGGTTACGAAATCGGCGGCATCGCGCTGGTCAAAGGCGCACGCAACAAGGCCAATGCCGTCAAGTACTACGACTTTTTGATGAGCCCGGAGGGCCAGGCGATCGGCGCCGCGGCGGGCAGCTATCAGACCCCGGCCAACAAGACCTTCAAGCCCGATCCGCGCATCCCGTCGTCGAACGGCATCAAGCTCATCAAGTACGACTTCGAGAAGTACGGCAAGGCAGCCGAGCGCAAGCGGCTGATCGAACGCTGGACTCAGGAAGTCGAGTCGCAGCCGCGCTGAACGGGGTGTTCAGGGCGGGCGGCGCGGGGCGTCTAGAATTTTCGTCTTTCGCACCCACGTCTGAGTCATGTCCGATACCTCCAGCACCAAACTCCCCTTCCAGGCCGAAGTCGCCCAACTGCTTCACCTTGTCACGCACGCCTTGTATTCGAACAAGGAGATCTTTCTTCGCGAGCTGATCTCCAACGCGTCGGATGCCTGCGACAAGCTTCGCTTCGAAGCCATCGACCAGCCCGACCTCTATGAGAACCAGCCCGAGCTCGATGTCCGCATCAGCTTCGACAAGACGGCCCGCACGCTGACCATCGCCGATCGGGGCATCGGCCTGTCGCGGCAAGAGGCGATCGACAACCTGGGCACGATCGCCAAGAGCGGCACCAAGGACTTCATGAGCAAGCTCTCCGGCGACCAAAAGGCCGACGCACAGCTCATCGGCCAGTTCGGCGTGGGCTTCTACTCCGGCTTTATTGTGGCCGACAAGATCACGGTCGAGTCGCGCCGTGCCGGCCTGCCGACCGAAGACGGCGTGCGCTGGGTCAGCGGTGGCGCCGGCGACTTCGACGTCGACACCATCACGCGCGTCGACCGCGGCACGACGGTCACCCTGCA from Variovorax sp. PAMC28562 includes these protein-coding regions:
- a CDS encoding ABC transporter substrate-binding protein, with product MNPRAFKNLTVGVLVASAFAMAPASTQAQQGSVNALCSTDVGWCEQAAAAFTRATGIKVNQAHKGTGEIGAQLRAEAANPKTDIWWGGTGDPFLQAAEQGLLDPYRPAYINDLHDWAVRQYAMSGNQVGGFYTSVIGFGFNTDVLKKKKLAEPRCWADLVKPEYKGEIEISHPASSGTAYTIIAGLVQQMGEDAAFDYLKKLHKNVTTYTRSGQAQAPSVAKGEVAIGVSFLFGFEKWRYDKFPVKTAAPCEGTGYEIGGIALVKGARNKANAVKYYDFLMSPEGQAIGAAAGSYQTPANKTFKPDPRIPSSNGIKLIKYDFEKYGKAAERKRLIERWTQEVESQPR